Proteins from one Flavobacteriales bacterium genomic window:
- a CDS encoding shikimate kinase produces MKHKSRYEQLFQSIHKSSTIILVGFMGSGKTTFGKELAEKLNYRFIDTDQEIEQLVGMSINTLFKTKGEAYFRQLERQYLREVKLNNTVLSTGGGMPCYYDNMEYLNKIGVTVYLEYSSEELFNRLKEDQSNRPLLQNQSEEEMFKTIETLLAKRKPYYLKAQTIF; encoded by the coding sequence ATGAAACATAAATCCCGTTACGAACAATTATTTCAATCTATTCATAAATCTTCAACAATTATATTGGTGGGGTTTATGGGAAGTGGAAAAACCACCTTTGGAAAGGAATTAGCCGAAAAACTCAATTATCGATTTATTGATACTGATCAAGAAATTGAACAATTAGTAGGCATGTCGATAAATACCTTGTTTAAAACAAAAGGAGAAGCCTATTTTAGGCAATTGGAACGTCAGTATTTAAGAGAAGTTAAATTGAACAATACCGTATTGTCAACAGGAGGAGGAATGCCTTGTTATTATGATAATATGGAGTATCTAAATAAAATAGGGGTAACTGTTTATCTAGAATATTCATCAGAAGAGCTTTTTAATCGTTTAAAAGAAGATCAAAGTAATCGACCGCTTCTTCAAAATCAATCAGAAGAAGAAATGTTTAAAACTATTGAAACGCTCTTAGCAAAAAGGAAACCATATTACTTAAAAGCTCAAACCATATTTTAA
- the tyrS gene encoding tyrosine--tRNA ligase → MSFIKELQWRGMIHDMMPGTEETFKKGVTSAYIGFDPTSDSLHIGSLVQIMILVHLQKSGNKPIALIGGATGMVGDPSGKSAERNLLDEETLTKNVEGIKQQLSKFLDFDCGENSAELVNNYDWFKEFDFLSFIRDVGKHITVNYMMAKDSVKTRLETGLSFTEFSYQLIQGYDFLWLYQNKNCKVQLGGSDQWGNIVTGTELIRRKAQGEAFAVTTPLIKKADGTKFGKTAGGNVWLDRTKTSPYKFYQYWFNATDVDAAKYIRIFTLKTQEEIEAIEAKHAENPGARLLQKELAKEVTIRVHSEKDYTAAVEASQILFTKGEAALESLKKIDQNTFIDLFEGVPQAEIEKSKLENGISIIDAFVSETNFLKSNGEARRALKENSISVNKVKVDESKILNHDDVLNQNYILLQRGKKNYFIVKLV, encoded by the coding sequence ATGAGTTTTATAAAAGAGTTACAATGGAGAGGCATGATTCACGATATGATGCCAGGTACAGAAGAAACATTTAAAAAAGGAGTAACTTCAGCATATATAGGTTTTGACCCAACAAGTGATTCATTACACATAGGAAGTTTGGTTCAAATTATGATTTTAGTGCATTTACAAAAATCAGGAAATAAACCCATAGCATTAATTGGAGGGGCAACAGGAATGGTTGGAGATCCATCTGGTAAATCAGCTGAACGTAACTTATTGGATGAGGAAACTTTAACAAAAAATGTAGAGGGAATTAAACAGCAATTGTCCAAGTTTTTAGATTTTGATTGTGGAGAGAATTCTGCGGAGTTGGTCAATAACTACGATTGGTTTAAGGAGTTTGATTTCTTATCATTTATTAGAGATGTAGGGAAGCATATTACTGTGAATTACATGATGGCCAAAGACTCTGTTAAAACGCGTTTAGAAACAGGGTTATCATTTACTGAGTTTTCATACCAGTTGATCCAAGGATATGATTTTTTGTGGTTATACCAAAATAAAAATTGTAAAGTTCAATTAGGAGGATCAGACCAATGGGGAAATATTGTTACAGGAACAGAGTTAATTAGAAGAAAAGCACAAGGAGAAGCTTTTGCTGTTACGACTCCTTTGATTAAAAAAGCAGATGGGACAAAATTTGGTAAAACTGCTGGTGGAAATGTTTGGCTAGATCGTACCAAAACATCTCCTTACAAGTTTTACCAGTACTGGTTTAATGCAACAGATGTTGATGCTGCTAAATACATTAGAATCTTTACGTTAAAAACCCAAGAAGAAATTGAAGCAATTGAAGCCAAGCATGCTGAAAATCCTGGAGCAAGATTACTTCAGAAAGAATTAGCAAAAGAAGTGACCATACGTGTGCATTCTGAAAAAGATTATACAGCAGCTGTAGAAGCTTCTCAAATACTATTTACCAAAGGAGAGGCAGCATTAGAAAGCCTAAAAAAGATTGATCAAAATACATTTATAGACCTTTTTGAAGGGGTTCCCCAAGCAGAAATTGAAAAAAGTAAACTCGAAAATGGTATTTCCATTATTGATGCTTTTGTAAGCGAAACAAATTTTTTAAAATCCAATGGAGAAGCGAGAAGAGCATTAAAAGAAAATTCTATTTCTGTAAATAAGGTTAAAGTAGATGAATCTAAAATATTAAACCATGATGATGTTTTGAATCAAAATTATATTCTACTTCAAAGAGGGAAAAAGAATTATTTCATCGTTAAATTGGTCTAA
- a CDS encoding PUR family DNA/RNA-binding protein, whose amino-acid sequence MGDGKDNYRDEIFSLPVRAGKRTYFFDVKATRANDLYLTVTESKKKFNADGGFYFEKHKVFLYKEDFEKFAEGLNTAVAKINELKESGEYEVKEGEGYERRNYNNQDDYSSDVDFDNLG is encoded by the coding sequence ATGGGAGACGGAAAAGACAACTATAGAGATGAAATATTTTCTCTGCCTGTGAGAGCTGGAAAAAGGACTTACTTTTTTGATGTTAAAGCTACAAGAGCAAATGATTTATATTTAACAGTAACTGAAAGTAAGAAGAAGTTCAATGCTGACGGTGGGTTCTACTTTGAAAAACATAAAGTGTTTTTATATAAAGAAGATTTTGAAAAGTTTGCAGAAGGCCTAAATACTGCTGTAGCCAAAATTAATGAGCTTAAAGAAAGTGGCGAGTATGAGGTGAAAGAAGGTGAGGGATATGAAAGAAGAAACTACAATAACCAGGATGATTATTCTTCTGATGTAGATTTTGATAACTTAGGATAA